Proteins encoded together in one Venturia canescens isolate UGA chromosome 10, ASM1945775v1, whole genome shotgun sequence window:
- the LOC122417006 gene encoding transcriptional repressor CTCFL-like isoform X1 — protein MSANVATIKLEEGQESVTEIQTYLETFNKEIEGGQGEQLQHVQLQQVEGLSGGEEGGTYFVDQSGQYYYQASGDDTPVMTQVQIQEIDDGEAHEGEVSEEQYHEIEELDAVDGDEDAHNSENNRVVLNSGDAYQTVTIVPSDTNPGEVSYVLIVQQPDGKEGRGSGDGEGGEGEDGEGDQDLTVYDFEDNEDNATEYEAEDDKSKIIKFLPKKSQTVTQAHMCNYCNYTSPKRYLLSRHMKSHSEERPHKCSVCERGFKTLASLQNHVNTHTGTKPHHCKFCESAFTTSGELVRHVRYRHTHEKPHKCHECDYASVELSKLKRHIRCHTGERPYQCPHCTYASPDTFKLKRHLRIHTGEKPYECDICNARFTQSNSLKAHKLVHNVGDKPVFQCELCPTTCGRKTDLRIHVQKLHTSDKPLKCKRCGKTFPDRYSYKLHSKTHEGEKCYKCDLCPYASISARHLESHMLIHTDQKPYQCDHCYQSFRQKQLLKRHCNLYHNPTYVPPPPQEKTHQCPECERAFRHKGNLIRHMAVHDPESSLQEKQQALKMGRQKKIQIIDGQRVEVMTGDIASKLKGYDDEEEEDEDDMMAVEGSDGQQYVVLEVIQLADNQGTEQMAVVANEDGDLMMQDPLGQESGLVVTAVENGEEEEDEEEEMEMEELKTETNGRQPMKQARQTTRADPALRKEMETCFGFDDDEEEDNEGAEDIRLLQTIS, from the exons ATGTCCGCTAACGTAGCGACTATAAAATTAGAGGAGGGACAGGAATCTGTCACTGAAATACAGACTTACCTCGAAACTTTTAACAAAGAGATCGAAGGTGGTCAAGGAGAACAATTGCAACATGTGCAAC TCCAACAAGTCGAAGGATTGTCCGGTGGGGAAGAAGGTGGAACCTACTTTGTTGATCAGTCTGGTCAGTATTACTACCAGGCGAGCGGGGATGACACACCCGTAATGACCCAAGTACAGATTCAAGAAATTGATGACGGCGAAGCTCACGAAGGCGAAGTGTCAGAGGAGCAATATCATGAGATAGAGGAACTGGATGCTGTCGACGGGGATGAAGAT GCTCACAATTCGGAAAACAATCGAGTAGTGCTGAACTCCGGAGACGCTTATCAGACAGTGACGATAGTGCCATCAGATACGAATCCCGGCGAAGTCAGTTACGTCTTGATAGTGCAACAGCCGGATGGTAAAGAAGGTCGTGGCAGCGGTGACGGCGAAGGTGGTGAAGGGGAAGACGGTGAGGGCGACCAAGACTTGACCGTGTACGATTTTGAGGACAACGAGGACAATGCGACCGAGTACGAAGCCGAAGACGATAAATCtaaaatcatcaaatttttgcCAAAAAAGTCTCAAACCGTGACTCAAGCTCATATGTGCAATTACTGCAATTACACAAGTCCGAAACGTTACTTACTTTCACGACACATGAAATCACACTCCGAGGAAAGACCGCACAAGTGCAGTGTTTGCGAAAGAGGGTTCAAAACTCTTGCCTCTTTGCAAAATCACGTCAACACTCACACCGGAACGAAACCACACCACTGCAAATTTTGTGAAAGCGCTTTCACCACTTCCGGTGAACTTGTCAGACACGTACGATACAGGCATACTCATGAAAAACCTCACAAATGCCACGAGTGCGATTATGCATCCGTTGAACTTTCCAAGCTCAAACGTCACATCAGATGCCACACGGGAGAACGACCCTACCAG TGCCCTCATTGCACGTACGCGAGCCCGGACACATTTAAGTTGAAGCGTCACTTGCGTATTCACACGGGGGAAAAACCTTACGAGTGTGATATTTGCAACGCGCGTTTTACACAATCCAACAGTTTGAAGGCTCACAAGCTTGTGCATAATG TAGGAGACAAGCCTGTTTTCCAATGTGAACTTTGTCCAACGACCTGCGGAAGAAAAACTGATCTCAGGATTCACGTACAGAAGCTTCATACCTCCGACAAACCACTCAAGTGCAAACGATGTGGCAAAACATTCCCAGACAG GTACAGTTACAAACTCCACAGTAAGACGCACGAGGGGGAGAAATGTTACAAGTGCGATTTGTGTCCGTACGCGTCGATATCAGCTCGTCATTTAGAGAGTCATATGTTGATTCACACGGATCAAAAGCCGTATCAGTGCGACCACTGTTATCAATCGTTCAGGCAGAAACAATTACTGAAACGGCATTGTAATCTCTATCACAATCCGACTTACGTACCTCCACCGCCGCAGGAGAAAACTCATCAATGTCCCGAGTGTGAGAGGGCGTTTAGGCATAAGGGAAATTTGATTCGTCACATGGCGGTTCACGATCCTGAATCTTCGTTGCAAGAAAAGCAACAAGCTTTGAAAATGGGTCGACAAAAGAAAATACAAATCATCGATGGTCAGAGAGTTGAGGTCATGACCG GTGATATAGCTTCTAAACTTAAAGGTTACGACgacgaggaagaggaagacgaggacgaCATGATGGCGGTTGAGGGAAGCGACGGTCAGCAGTACGTCGTTTTGGAAGTCATTCAACTCGCTGATAATCAGGGAACGGAACAG atGGCCGTAGTAGCGAACGAGGACGGGGACCTCATGATGCAAGATCCTCTGGGTCAAGAAAGCGGCCTCGTTGTAACAGCGGTTGAAAACggcgaagaggaagaagatgaGGAAGAAGAGATGGAGATGGAAGAACTGAAAACGGAAACGAACGGGAGACAACCGATGAAACAGGCCCGTCAAACGACGCGAGCTGATCCAGCATTGCGCAAAGAAATGGAAACGTGCTTCGGATTCGATGAC GACGAGGAAGAAGATAACGAAGGCGCCGAAGATATACGCTTACTTCAGACAATttcgtaa
- the LOC122417006 gene encoding transcriptional repressor CTCFL-like isoform X3 translates to MSANVATIKLEEGQESVTEIQTYLETFNKEIEGGQGEQLQHVQLQQVEGLSGGEEGGTYFVDQSGQYYYQASGDDTPVMTQVQIQEIDDGEAHEGEVSEEQYHEIEELDAVDGDEDAHNSENNRVVLNSGDAYQTVTIVPSDTNPGEVSYVLIVQQPDGKEGRGSGDGEGGEGEDGEGDQDLTVYDFEDNEDNATEYEAEDDKSKIIKFLPKKSQTVTQAHMCNYCNYTSPKRYLLSRHMKSHSEERPHKCSVCERGFKTLASLQNHVNTHTGTKPHHCKFCESAFTTSGELVRHVRYRHTHEKPHKCHECDYASVELSKLKRHIRCHTGERPYQCPHCTYASPDTFKLKRHLRIHTGEKPYECDICNARFTQSNSLKAHKLVHNVGDKPVFQCELCPTTCGRKTDLRIHVQKLHTSDKPLKCKRCGKTFPDRYSYKLHSKTHEGEKCYKCDLCPYASISARHLESHMLIHTDQKPYQCDHCYQSFRQKQLLKRHCNLYHNPTYVPPPPQEKTHQCPECERAFRHKGNLIRHMAVHDPESSLQEKQQALKMGRQKKIQIIDGQRVEVMTGYDDEEEEDEDDMMAVEGSDGQQYVVLEVIQLADNQGTEQMAVVANEDGDLMMQDPLGQESGLVVTAVENGEEEEDEEEEMEMEELKTETNGRQPMKQARQTTRADPALRKEMETCFGFDDDEEEDNEGAEDIRLLQTIS, encoded by the exons ATGTCCGCTAACGTAGCGACTATAAAATTAGAGGAGGGACAGGAATCTGTCACTGAAATACAGACTTACCTCGAAACTTTTAACAAAGAGATCGAAGGTGGTCAAGGAGAACAATTGCAACATGTGCAAC TCCAACAAGTCGAAGGATTGTCCGGTGGGGAAGAAGGTGGAACCTACTTTGTTGATCAGTCTGGTCAGTATTACTACCAGGCGAGCGGGGATGACACACCCGTAATGACCCAAGTACAGATTCAAGAAATTGATGACGGCGAAGCTCACGAAGGCGAAGTGTCAGAGGAGCAATATCATGAGATAGAGGAACTGGATGCTGTCGACGGGGATGAAGAT GCTCACAATTCGGAAAACAATCGAGTAGTGCTGAACTCCGGAGACGCTTATCAGACAGTGACGATAGTGCCATCAGATACGAATCCCGGCGAAGTCAGTTACGTCTTGATAGTGCAACAGCCGGATGGTAAAGAAGGTCGTGGCAGCGGTGACGGCGAAGGTGGTGAAGGGGAAGACGGTGAGGGCGACCAAGACTTGACCGTGTACGATTTTGAGGACAACGAGGACAATGCGACCGAGTACGAAGCCGAAGACGATAAATCtaaaatcatcaaatttttgcCAAAAAAGTCTCAAACCGTGACTCAAGCTCATATGTGCAATTACTGCAATTACACAAGTCCGAAACGTTACTTACTTTCACGACACATGAAATCACACTCCGAGGAAAGACCGCACAAGTGCAGTGTTTGCGAAAGAGGGTTCAAAACTCTTGCCTCTTTGCAAAATCACGTCAACACTCACACCGGAACGAAACCACACCACTGCAAATTTTGTGAAAGCGCTTTCACCACTTCCGGTGAACTTGTCAGACACGTACGATACAGGCATACTCATGAAAAACCTCACAAATGCCACGAGTGCGATTATGCATCCGTTGAACTTTCCAAGCTCAAACGTCACATCAGATGCCACACGGGAGAACGACCCTACCAG TGCCCTCATTGCACGTACGCGAGCCCGGACACATTTAAGTTGAAGCGTCACTTGCGTATTCACACGGGGGAAAAACCTTACGAGTGTGATATTTGCAACGCGCGTTTTACACAATCCAACAGTTTGAAGGCTCACAAGCTTGTGCATAATG TAGGAGACAAGCCTGTTTTCCAATGTGAACTTTGTCCAACGACCTGCGGAAGAAAAACTGATCTCAGGATTCACGTACAGAAGCTTCATACCTCCGACAAACCACTCAAGTGCAAACGATGTGGCAAAACATTCCCAGACAG GTACAGTTACAAACTCCACAGTAAGACGCACGAGGGGGAGAAATGTTACAAGTGCGATTTGTGTCCGTACGCGTCGATATCAGCTCGTCATTTAGAGAGTCATATGTTGATTCACACGGATCAAAAGCCGTATCAGTGCGACCACTGTTATCAATCGTTCAGGCAGAAACAATTACTGAAACGGCATTGTAATCTCTATCACAATCCGACTTACGTACCTCCACCGCCGCAGGAGAAAACTCATCAATGTCCCGAGTGTGAGAGGGCGTTTAGGCATAAGGGAAATTTGATTCGTCACATGGCGGTTCACGATCCTGAATCTTCGTTGCAAGAAAAGCAACAAGCTTTGAAAATGGGTCGACAAAAGAAAATACAAATCATCGATGGTCAGAGAGTTGAGGTCATGACCG GTTACGACgacgaggaagaggaagacgaggacgaCATGATGGCGGTTGAGGGAAGCGACGGTCAGCAGTACGTCGTTTTGGAAGTCATTCAACTCGCTGATAATCAGGGAACGGAACAG atGGCCGTAGTAGCGAACGAGGACGGGGACCTCATGATGCAAGATCCTCTGGGTCAAGAAAGCGGCCTCGTTGTAACAGCGGTTGAAAACggcgaagaggaagaagatgaGGAAGAAGAGATGGAGATGGAAGAACTGAAAACGGAAACGAACGGGAGACAACCGATGAAACAGGCCCGTCAAACGACGCGAGCTGATCCAGCATTGCGCAAAGAAATGGAAACGTGCTTCGGATTCGATGAC GACGAGGAAGAAGATAACGAAGGCGCCGAAGATATACGCTTACTTCAGACAATttcgtaa
- the LOC122417006 gene encoding transcriptional repressor CTCFL-like isoform X2 has protein sequence MSANVATIKLEEGQESVTEIQTYLETFNKEIEGGQGEQLQHVQLQQVEGLSGGEEGGTYFVDQSGQYYYQASGDDTPVMTQVQIQEIDDGEAHEGEVSEEQYHEIEELDAVDGDEDAHNSENNRVVLNSGDAYQTVTIVPSDTNPGEVSYVLIVQQPDGKEGRGSGDGEGGEGEDGEGDQDLTVYDFEDNEDNATEYEAEDDKSKIIKFLPKKSQTVTQAHMCNYCNYTSPKRYLLSRHMKSHSEERPHKCSVCERGFKTLASLQNHVNTHTGTKPHHCKFCESAFTTSGELVRHVRYRHTHEKPHKCHECDYASVELSKLKRHIRCHTGERPYQCPHCTYASPDTFKLKRHLRIHTGEKPYECDICNARFTQSNSLKAHKLVHNGDKPVFQCELCPTTCGRKTDLRIHVQKLHTSDKPLKCKRCGKTFPDRYSYKLHSKTHEGEKCYKCDLCPYASISARHLESHMLIHTDQKPYQCDHCYQSFRQKQLLKRHCNLYHNPTYVPPPPQEKTHQCPECERAFRHKGNLIRHMAVHDPESSLQEKQQALKMGRQKKIQIIDGQRVEVMTGDIASKLKGYDDEEEEDEDDMMAVEGSDGQQYVVLEVIQLADNQGTEQMAVVANEDGDLMMQDPLGQESGLVVTAVENGEEEEDEEEEMEMEELKTETNGRQPMKQARQTTRADPALRKEMETCFGFDDDEEEDNEGAEDIRLLQTIS, from the exons ATGTCCGCTAACGTAGCGACTATAAAATTAGAGGAGGGACAGGAATCTGTCACTGAAATACAGACTTACCTCGAAACTTTTAACAAAGAGATCGAAGGTGGTCAAGGAGAACAATTGCAACATGTGCAAC TCCAACAAGTCGAAGGATTGTCCGGTGGGGAAGAAGGTGGAACCTACTTTGTTGATCAGTCTGGTCAGTATTACTACCAGGCGAGCGGGGATGACACACCCGTAATGACCCAAGTACAGATTCAAGAAATTGATGACGGCGAAGCTCACGAAGGCGAAGTGTCAGAGGAGCAATATCATGAGATAGAGGAACTGGATGCTGTCGACGGGGATGAAGAT GCTCACAATTCGGAAAACAATCGAGTAGTGCTGAACTCCGGAGACGCTTATCAGACAGTGACGATAGTGCCATCAGATACGAATCCCGGCGAAGTCAGTTACGTCTTGATAGTGCAACAGCCGGATGGTAAAGAAGGTCGTGGCAGCGGTGACGGCGAAGGTGGTGAAGGGGAAGACGGTGAGGGCGACCAAGACTTGACCGTGTACGATTTTGAGGACAACGAGGACAATGCGACCGAGTACGAAGCCGAAGACGATAAATCtaaaatcatcaaatttttgcCAAAAAAGTCTCAAACCGTGACTCAAGCTCATATGTGCAATTACTGCAATTACACAAGTCCGAAACGTTACTTACTTTCACGACACATGAAATCACACTCCGAGGAAAGACCGCACAAGTGCAGTGTTTGCGAAAGAGGGTTCAAAACTCTTGCCTCTTTGCAAAATCACGTCAACACTCACACCGGAACGAAACCACACCACTGCAAATTTTGTGAAAGCGCTTTCACCACTTCCGGTGAACTTGTCAGACACGTACGATACAGGCATACTCATGAAAAACCTCACAAATGCCACGAGTGCGATTATGCATCCGTTGAACTTTCCAAGCTCAAACGTCACATCAGATGCCACACGGGAGAACGACCCTACCAG TGCCCTCATTGCACGTACGCGAGCCCGGACACATTTAAGTTGAAGCGTCACTTGCGTATTCACACGGGGGAAAAACCTTACGAGTGTGATATTTGCAACGCGCGTTTTACACAATCCAACAGTTTGAAGGCTCACAAGCTTGTGCATAATG GAGACAAGCCTGTTTTCCAATGTGAACTTTGTCCAACGACCTGCGGAAGAAAAACTGATCTCAGGATTCACGTACAGAAGCTTCATACCTCCGACAAACCACTCAAGTGCAAACGATGTGGCAAAACATTCCCAGACAG GTACAGTTACAAACTCCACAGTAAGACGCACGAGGGGGAGAAATGTTACAAGTGCGATTTGTGTCCGTACGCGTCGATATCAGCTCGTCATTTAGAGAGTCATATGTTGATTCACACGGATCAAAAGCCGTATCAGTGCGACCACTGTTATCAATCGTTCAGGCAGAAACAATTACTGAAACGGCATTGTAATCTCTATCACAATCCGACTTACGTACCTCCACCGCCGCAGGAGAAAACTCATCAATGTCCCGAGTGTGAGAGGGCGTTTAGGCATAAGGGAAATTTGATTCGTCACATGGCGGTTCACGATCCTGAATCTTCGTTGCAAGAAAAGCAACAAGCTTTGAAAATGGGTCGACAAAAGAAAATACAAATCATCGATGGTCAGAGAGTTGAGGTCATGACCG GTGATATAGCTTCTAAACTTAAAGGTTACGACgacgaggaagaggaagacgaggacgaCATGATGGCGGTTGAGGGAAGCGACGGTCAGCAGTACGTCGTTTTGGAAGTCATTCAACTCGCTGATAATCAGGGAACGGAACAG atGGCCGTAGTAGCGAACGAGGACGGGGACCTCATGATGCAAGATCCTCTGGGTCAAGAAAGCGGCCTCGTTGTAACAGCGGTTGAAAACggcgaagaggaagaagatgaGGAAGAAGAGATGGAGATGGAAGAACTGAAAACGGAAACGAACGGGAGACAACCGATGAAACAGGCCCGTCAAACGACGCGAGCTGATCCAGCATTGCGCAAAGAAATGGAAACGTGCTTCGGATTCGATGAC GACGAGGAAGAAGATAACGAAGGCGCCGAAGATATACGCTTACTTCAGACAATttcgtaa
- the LOC122417006 gene encoding transcriptional repressor CTCFL-like isoform X4, with protein sequence MSANVATIKLEEGQESVTEIQTYLETFNKEIEGGQGEQLQHVQLQQVEGLSGGEEGGTYFVDQSGQYYYQASGDDTPVMTQVQIQEIDDGEAHEGEVSEEQYHEIEELDAVDGDEDAHNSENNRVVLNSGDAYQTVTIVPSDTNPGEVSYVLIVQQPDGKEGRGSGDGEGGEGEDGEGDQDLTVYDFEDNEDNATEYEAEDDKSKIIKFLPKKSQTVTQAHMCNYCNYTSPKRYLLSRHMKSHSEERPHKCSVCERGFKTLASLQNHVNTHTGTKPHHCKFCESAFTTSGELVRHVRYRHTHEKPHKCHECDYASVELSKLKRHIRCHTGERPYQCPHCTYASPDTFKLKRHLRIHTGEKPYECDICNARFTQSNSLKAHKLVHNGDKPVFQCELCPTTCGRKTDLRIHVQKLHTSDKPLKCKRCGKTFPDRYSYKLHSKTHEGEKCYKCDLCPYASISARHLESHMLIHTDQKPYQCDHCYQSFRQKQLLKRHCNLYHNPTYVPPPPQEKTHQCPECERAFRHKGNLIRHMAVHDPESSLQEKQQALKMGRQKKIQIIDGQRVEVMTGYDDEEEEDEDDMMAVEGSDGQQYVVLEVIQLADNQGTEQMAVVANEDGDLMMQDPLGQESGLVVTAVENGEEEEDEEEEMEMEELKTETNGRQPMKQARQTTRADPALRKEMETCFGFDDDEEEDNEGAEDIRLLQTIS encoded by the exons ATGTCCGCTAACGTAGCGACTATAAAATTAGAGGAGGGACAGGAATCTGTCACTGAAATACAGACTTACCTCGAAACTTTTAACAAAGAGATCGAAGGTGGTCAAGGAGAACAATTGCAACATGTGCAAC TCCAACAAGTCGAAGGATTGTCCGGTGGGGAAGAAGGTGGAACCTACTTTGTTGATCAGTCTGGTCAGTATTACTACCAGGCGAGCGGGGATGACACACCCGTAATGACCCAAGTACAGATTCAAGAAATTGATGACGGCGAAGCTCACGAAGGCGAAGTGTCAGAGGAGCAATATCATGAGATAGAGGAACTGGATGCTGTCGACGGGGATGAAGAT GCTCACAATTCGGAAAACAATCGAGTAGTGCTGAACTCCGGAGACGCTTATCAGACAGTGACGATAGTGCCATCAGATACGAATCCCGGCGAAGTCAGTTACGTCTTGATAGTGCAACAGCCGGATGGTAAAGAAGGTCGTGGCAGCGGTGACGGCGAAGGTGGTGAAGGGGAAGACGGTGAGGGCGACCAAGACTTGACCGTGTACGATTTTGAGGACAACGAGGACAATGCGACCGAGTACGAAGCCGAAGACGATAAATCtaaaatcatcaaatttttgcCAAAAAAGTCTCAAACCGTGACTCAAGCTCATATGTGCAATTACTGCAATTACACAAGTCCGAAACGTTACTTACTTTCACGACACATGAAATCACACTCCGAGGAAAGACCGCACAAGTGCAGTGTTTGCGAAAGAGGGTTCAAAACTCTTGCCTCTTTGCAAAATCACGTCAACACTCACACCGGAACGAAACCACACCACTGCAAATTTTGTGAAAGCGCTTTCACCACTTCCGGTGAACTTGTCAGACACGTACGATACAGGCATACTCATGAAAAACCTCACAAATGCCACGAGTGCGATTATGCATCCGTTGAACTTTCCAAGCTCAAACGTCACATCAGATGCCACACGGGAGAACGACCCTACCAG TGCCCTCATTGCACGTACGCGAGCCCGGACACATTTAAGTTGAAGCGTCACTTGCGTATTCACACGGGGGAAAAACCTTACGAGTGTGATATTTGCAACGCGCGTTTTACACAATCCAACAGTTTGAAGGCTCACAAGCTTGTGCATAATG GAGACAAGCCTGTTTTCCAATGTGAACTTTGTCCAACGACCTGCGGAAGAAAAACTGATCTCAGGATTCACGTACAGAAGCTTCATACCTCCGACAAACCACTCAAGTGCAAACGATGTGGCAAAACATTCCCAGACAG GTACAGTTACAAACTCCACAGTAAGACGCACGAGGGGGAGAAATGTTACAAGTGCGATTTGTGTCCGTACGCGTCGATATCAGCTCGTCATTTAGAGAGTCATATGTTGATTCACACGGATCAAAAGCCGTATCAGTGCGACCACTGTTATCAATCGTTCAGGCAGAAACAATTACTGAAACGGCATTGTAATCTCTATCACAATCCGACTTACGTACCTCCACCGCCGCAGGAGAAAACTCATCAATGTCCCGAGTGTGAGAGGGCGTTTAGGCATAAGGGAAATTTGATTCGTCACATGGCGGTTCACGATCCTGAATCTTCGTTGCAAGAAAAGCAACAAGCTTTGAAAATGGGTCGACAAAAGAAAATACAAATCATCGATGGTCAGAGAGTTGAGGTCATGACCG GTTACGACgacgaggaagaggaagacgaggacgaCATGATGGCGGTTGAGGGAAGCGACGGTCAGCAGTACGTCGTTTTGGAAGTCATTCAACTCGCTGATAATCAGGGAACGGAACAG atGGCCGTAGTAGCGAACGAGGACGGGGACCTCATGATGCAAGATCCTCTGGGTCAAGAAAGCGGCCTCGTTGTAACAGCGGTTGAAAACggcgaagaggaagaagatgaGGAAGAAGAGATGGAGATGGAAGAACTGAAAACGGAAACGAACGGGAGACAACCGATGAAACAGGCCCGTCAAACGACGCGAGCTGATCCAGCATTGCGCAAAGAAATGGAAACGTGCTTCGGATTCGATGAC GACGAGGAAGAAGATAACGAAGGCGCCGAAGATATACGCTTACTTCAGACAATttcgtaa